A window of the Aeromicrobium phoceense genome harbors these coding sequences:
- a CDS encoding potassium channel family protein, producing the protein MRVAIAGAGAVGRSVAQELVDHGHRVLLIDKAATSIRSDLVPGAQWLLADACEMSTLEEAQLQTCDVVIAATGDDKANLVTSLLAKTEFAVPRTVARVNNPSNEWLYGESWGVDVAVSTPRIMAALVEEAVSVGDLVRLFTFRQSNTNLVELTVPEDSAYVGRRLGDITWPDGVAPVAILRLQQSLLPEPDRTVEAGDELLFVTPAEAEEQLAAQLSSHD; encoded by the coding sequence ATGCGCGTCGCGATCGCCGGAGCCGGTGCGGTCGGCCGCTCCGTGGCCCAGGAGCTCGTCGACCACGGTCACCGCGTGCTCCTCATCGACAAGGCCGCCACCTCCATCCGCAGCGACCTCGTGCCCGGAGCCCAGTGGCTGCTGGCCGACGCCTGCGAGATGAGCACGCTGGAGGAAGCCCAACTGCAGACCTGCGACGTGGTCATCGCCGCGACGGGCGACGACAAGGCCAACCTCGTGACGTCGCTGCTGGCCAAGACCGAGTTCGCGGTCCCCCGCACGGTGGCCCGCGTCAACAACCCGAGCAACGAGTGGCTCTACGGCGAGTCGTGGGGCGTCGACGTGGCCGTGTCCACGCCGCGCATCATGGCCGCGCTCGTGGAGGAGGCCGTGTCCGTCGGCGACCTCGTCCGGCTGTTCACCTTCCGCCAGAGCAACACGAACCTCGTCGAGCTCACCGTGCCGGAGGACTCGGCCTACGTCGGCCGTCGCCTCGGCGACATCACGTGGCCCGACGGCGTCGCGCCGGTGGCGATCCTGCGGCTCCAGCAGTCGCTGCTGCCCGAGCCCGACCGCACGGTCGAGGCCGGTGACGAGCTGCTCTTCGTCACCCCCGCCGAGGCGGAGGAGCAGCTCGCGGCCCAGCTGTCGTCGCACGACTGA
- a CDS encoding NAD-binding protein, with amino-acid sequence MHIVIMGCGRVGASLARSLESRGHSTSVIDSNPDAFRRLGPSFAGSTVTGMGFDRGVLVSAGIEQADAFAAVSSGDNSNIIAARVAREVFRVPNVVARIYDPRRAEVYERLGIPTVATVPWAADQMLRRLLPAGSEPAWRDPSGRLRLDNAYAPFAWVGRTVAALEAQTGARVAFITRLGMGQQIAGDTVIQEGDYLSMFLVSEEADGVLEALDNGPKEED; translated from the coding sequence GGGGTGCGGGCGCGTCGGCGCGTCGCTGGCCCGCAGCTTGGAGTCACGCGGCCACTCGACCTCCGTCATCGACTCGAACCCCGACGCGTTCAGGCGCCTGGGACCCTCGTTCGCCGGGTCCACCGTCACCGGCATGGGCTTCGACCGGGGCGTGCTCGTCTCGGCCGGGATCGAGCAGGCCGACGCCTTCGCCGCGGTGTCCAGCGGCGACAACTCCAACATCATCGCCGCGCGGGTCGCCCGCGAGGTGTTCCGCGTGCCCAACGTCGTGGCGCGCATCTACGACCCTCGACGCGCCGAGGTCTACGAGCGCCTCGGCATCCCCACCGTCGCCACCGTCCCGTGGGCGGCCGACCAGATGCTCCGTCGGCTGCTGCCCGCCGGCTCCGAGCCGGCTTGGCGCGATCCCTCCGGCCGGCTCCGGCTCGACAACGCCTACGCCCCGTTCGCGTGGGTGGGTCGCACCGTGGCGGCGCTCGAGGCGCAGACCGGCGCCCGCGTCGCGTTCATCACGCGCCTGGGCATGGGCCAGCAGATCGCCGGCGACACGGTGATCCAGGAGGGCGACTACCTCAGCATGTTCCTGGTCTCGGAGGAGGCCGACGGCGTGCTCGAGGCACTGGACAACGGGCCCAAGGAGGAGGACTGA